The sequence CGCCGCCTGATTTTCGAAGCCATAGCTGTTTCAACGAAAAAGGCAACTACACCACCAACAGTACCTACCAGACAAACCTCAAcacccttctctcttctctttcttcccccTCCAACAACGGCAATGGCTACGGCTTCTACAACTCATCCTACGGAGAAAACGCCGATGAGGTTCACGCAATTGCTCTATGTCGAGGAGATGTCACGGGGGACACTTGCCGTGGCTGCCTCAGCAACTCCACACAAAAGCTCACACAGCTCTGTCCCAATCAGAAGGAAGCTTTCGGCTTCTACGACGAGTGCATGCTTCGCTACGCAAACCACTCCATGTACGGCGCCATGGAAGCTGCTCCTGCTTTTTGGCTGTGGAACCTAGAGAACGTGTCCTCCTCCGACGTCGACGGGTTTTTTCAAGAGCTTAGGAGTCTACTGGAGGACCTGAGTCGTCAAGCTGCGGCGAACGGTTCACTTCGAAAGTTTGCGGTAGGGACCGCAACAGCTCCCAATTTCCAAACAATATATGGACTTGCGCAGTGCACGCCGGATTTGGCCGAGCAGGCCTGCAGCGATTGTTTGGTTGGTGCTTTGGAAGATATCCCAAAATGTTGTGAGGGGAAGCAAGGTGGAAGAGTTGTTAAACCCAGCTGTAATGTTAGGTATGAGATCTCTCGCTTCTATGACCCTACAACTGTGCCACCATTGCCGTCCTCGCCGCCACTATCTAGTCCTCCTCCACCATCAATCAGTACAGGaggtacatatatatatgtcccAATATGTTATGCTTTGAAGAAATAAAGTTGGCTTAATTTGAGCAATTGTCCATGAATTTGTACACGGGTTACATTTTAGCccctcaattcaatttttagttGTTGTAATGCATGTTTTGTTaggttcatatatatatatatatatatatatagatatatatgtatgtatgtattcaAATTCATGCAAATGAGATTTCTGATTTTTGCAGGATCAAAGAGTAACAGATCTCGGACTGTCATCATTATTGTTGTGCCAATTGTTGTTTCTGTGGCACTAATAGTTATATTCTTCTGCATTTGTTTAAGAGTAAAGAggacaaagaaaaaacttgaaaCTAGGAAGTTACTTCCAGGTAAGGAGGCAACTCCAGTGAACATTAATCATATTATTCCATTTGATATGGGGAAGTCAAGTAGGCATTTTTAGAGTTTATAATGCTACAACTActtaatttagtttttgttaaATTGTTCCTCAGGCGGCGATGATACAGATGAAATTGGATCTGCAGAATCCCTGCAATTTGACTTTGCCACCATTAGAGTTTCTACAGATGACTTTTCTGAAGCAAATAAACTTGGACAGGGAGGATTTGGATCTGTTTACTGGGTAATGACAAGTTAATAACAAGAACTTATAACTTTCATATTTCTTGAATGCCACTTATCTCACATCTGCTTTTTTTCATTCCGTacctatatattttttcaggGTAGGCTACTCAATGGAAAAGATATAGCTGTAAAAAGGCTTTCTACAAATTCTGGGCAAGGAGATTTAGAATTCAAAAATGAGGTCTTGTTAGTGGCTAAACTTCAACACCGGAATTTAGTTAGACTCTTAGGTTTCTGCTTAGAAGGAAGTGAAAGGCTTCTTGTCTATGAATTTGTCCCTAATGCAAGTCTCGATCACATCATATTTGGTATGTCTGGAATTATGCATTGTTTTCGTTTAACTTCGAatgtttattataaaattccaATTGTGTGACATGTATGCAAGCAAACATCGTAATTGAAGTCTTGATTTTGCATTAATATATTTGCAGACCCAACAAAGCATGCACAACTAGATTGGGAGAGGCGCTACAAAATCATAGTAGGCACTGCTCGAGGCCTCCTTTACCTCCACGAAGACTCTCGCCTTAGAATTATTCATCGTGATCTCAAAGCTAGTAACATCTTGATAGATGCAGAaatgaaccccaaaatttcagattttggcaTGGCAAGGTTGTTCGTGCCTGATCAAACACAAGGCAATACTAGTCGGATTGTTGGACCTAGTAAGAATATGAACTTAACTGCATGTGGGCTTATGTTTGTTATGTCAACAATTTCCTTCCCTAATGTGTTGGTGAACGCTGacattctttttgttgatatGCAGTGGGTATATGGCTCCAGAGTATGCAATGCATGGACACTTTTCTGTTAAGTCCGATGTCTACAGTTTTGGTGTGTTAGTTCTAGAGATAGTCAGTGGACAAAAAAATAGTGGCTTCCGGCATGGAGAAAATGTGGAGGATCTTCTAAGCTTCGTAagtgaaaatataatatagttTTGGTATCTTAATACAATTTAGTGCAACgaatcaaagaaagaaaacttatCTCTGATCAAATTCACAAATCATTGCAGGCCTGGAGAAGTTGGAGGGAAGGAACAGCTTCAAATCTAATAGATCCCACATTGAAGACTGGTTCAAGAACAGAAATAATGAGATGCATCCACATTGGATTATTATGTGTGCAAGAAAATGTGCCTGATAAGCCAACCATGGCTTCTGTTATTCTCATGCTGAATagctactctctctctctcccagtGCCCTCCCAACCAGCATTTTATTTGCATAGCATTGGATCGGACATGTCGTTAGGATTGGAATATAATTCAGGGGTAACGAGGTCTGATCATTCCAAGAGTAACTCTGCCAAAGTACTGGAATATGAGATTTCAGAAATTACTGAACTACATCCTCGCTAGTGGTTGAAGATCAAACTGGCTTTCTGAAATTGTAATGTAATTTATTAGCATCCCTTTTGATTCATTCCCTAATTGTTCAAGTAGGACATAATCAAAGAACAGTGCAAGAGTCTGCTAATATTCTGTTACTTCAAATTagtattttaatttgtttatcaACTTTTCTTGTTCATATTAACTTAGGTCCTCTGTATTTTGCGTAGCGAAAGATATTCCCACGTAAGTAAATTGATAAAAGTAATCATATTTCAAAAGTAAATAGCTAAGCCTAGACATTCAAGACCTAAAGCAAAACAACGAGTCAATTTTCGAACcataaaatcaatttttatgAGCACATTGGTATCAAATCAATGCAGCACGTTCTTGATACAATAACAGAGGAATGCTATATCAAAGTATAACAGGGTAGCTGAACAAGAGCAAACAGAAGTAGAACACTGAAACAAAGTCAAAGAAACTTGTCAACAGAAAGGCAATGCTATGGAAGAAGTAAAATCATTAGATGCGGGATGGATTGTTTTAAGAAAATCAGTTAGTATGTTTACTAATTAGTAAAAAGTCCAGGCAATTATCAACATTGGGGTGGTGGCGCAGTTGGCTAGCGCGTAGGTCTCATAGCTTCTGAGTTATCCTGAGGTCGAGAGTTCGAGCCTCTCTCACCCCAGCttcttttacaattttaaattaaaattttcacccACCCAATTACCCGGAAAAGTGGTTTGCTTTTACCATTTTGGACATGGCACTTGCAGAAATTGGAAATGTGACTTTGTGGGCATTTTGCGATTTGAAAGTTTGCCGAGTTCAATGATACCAATAAAGAATGAACTCCACAGTTGCCGAGACACATAATTGgacaaaataattattccATATTacattatatttcatttttgaaaagaaagcaCCATAGAAAATAGGGCGATTATCTAGTGAGAACAACTTTGTGAGAACATTACATGAGAATACCATTGGATCTAATCTAAAGGCTCTGTGAAAAGCAATTGTAACTGAAACAATTGTACTAGAACAAGGCCCTCACCTCAACTCGTTCTCTCTCTTACCCCCAAAACTTCTTAGCTGGCGCCATTTTTCCCCGCATTGTCTCTTGTCCTGCCCTGAATGTAGATATTTTTGCcccaaaattatattaaaatactGAAAGCAATCAGCTTTACCCATCCCAGTTACCCTTCCAGTGGACTTTTCAATCTCCATGAGCTACATCCCTCTTTTCTCATCTATCTTTCCATCTACACCCATTTCCTTGCttctatttttatacaaagcaTCACTCCTCTCATCCAGGGGCGGATCCACAGAGGAGCAAGAGTGGTCAATTGACCTCTGCAACCTCTGAAATCCTCCATTAGAGCAGCCAAACTTGACCCTTGCAAAGTGTTCGACGAAATGCCTCAAAGGGGCAACCTGTGTGCAGCTGGGTGGGACTATAAGTGCTGGGCTTTCGAGGTTGGGAGATGGAGAGGAGGgatgagaaggaagaagaagaagagtgtctcatttggtggtggttgtggaaAGCAGCAACTGCTGCTTGTGGCTGGAGGTCGTGAGCTTGATGAGGTGGTTGCTGTCAACGCGAAGGAGCTCTGGAACCAAGTCCTAGACTAAGCAAAGTGATGGGCATGTACTAGACTAagcaaaaacttaaaaaataaaaatggtagGGCAGATACTGATGCAACGCTAAGCACAAAGTGATGGGCATGTAATTGTAGcaacaaaaaactaaaaaaataataaagaaaagtagGCCAAATCCACGGGTTGGTccaaggatttttttttttttttttgggggtcaaACGGTCTAAGTCTCTAACTCAAAAAtatgttcatttatttttcaggtaattaaaaatatgttCATTGTCATTAAACAATCAATCCAGGTCTAAGtctctaaaaattttaaaagacaGAGAAAGCCATGGGTGTGTAGCTTAAGGTGGAAAGCCCAAAAACACGAAGTAGAAATCACAGAGAGAAAAGCCACAATGCCACAATGTGAAGCTCAAAGGTCATAATGGACgtctataaaagaaaataatgagagaaaaaccctagctccaccaattttcttccttttcatttctCTCGATCTAAACCTATCTCTTCAAactcataaataaaatagcatCTTTATTCCCATTTTCTCTGGATCTAAACATAGCTCCGCCAACACAGACATAGGGTTAAGGAGCTGCACCCGTAAGATGTTGACCCTTGCAAGCAAAAttcctggatccgccactgctCTCATCTTCAGACATTTTGAAGAGCTTATGCTTGTAGATCGTGAAGAAGCGCAGGTCGTATATCGTGAAGAAGCTTACGCTCTTAGATCATTTCGAAGAGGCTAAGCTCAAATCCTTCACGTTCCACAATATGTTATAGCCGGCTATGCTTTCCACAATCATCTTCTATGTGTTCGACAAAAGTTTCGTGAGAGACGGGTTGATTAAAGAATAGAGACATAcacagacagagagagagagagagagagagagagagagagagagagagagagagagagattttgaaGAGCGGGAATGGAAGCTTGCCACTACAATGTGAATTGTTGGACGTTGCTGGGTATTGCACCTCATCCAGATGAATCAGAACATTTATCAGACGTTGTTGGACGTTGCTGGGTATTGCACCGCATCCAGATGAATCAGAACATTTATCAGACGTTGCAGAGCATGTATGTGATATGGAATGAAGTAAATTCATCCGAACCGAGCATTCACCATGTGATGTGCTCCTTTCTGTTGAAGAGGAATCCTAAACAAAATGAGTTTTGTTAGCGAGATCCTAGCTTAATAaggatatttatttccttgttattatgattatatttct comes from Prunus dulcis chromosome 6, ALMONDv2, whole genome shotgun sequence and encodes:
- the LOC117630392 gene encoding putative receptor-like protein kinase At4g00960, which produces MAPLMGSSRFLFFLYPILFLISTQSLAQPPPDFRSHSCFNEKGNYTTNSTYQTNLNTLLSSLSSPSNNGNGYGFYNSSYGENADEVHAIALCRGDVTGDTCRGCLSNSTQKLTQLCPNQKEAFGFYDECMLRYANHSMYGAMEAAPAFWLWNLENVSSSDVDGFFQELRSLLEDLSRQAAANGSLRKFAVGTATAPNFQTIYGLAQCTPDLAEQACSDCLVGALEDIPKCCEGKQGGRVVKPSCNVRYEISRFYDPTTVPPLPSSPPLSSPPPPSISTGGSKSNRSRTVIIIVVPIVVSVALIVIFFCICLRVKRTKKKLETRKLLPGGDDTDEIGSAESLQFDFATIRVSTDDFSEANKLGQGGFGSVYWGRLLNGKDIAVKRLSTNSGQGDLEFKNEVLLVAKLQHRNLVRLLGFCLEGSERLLVYEFVPNASLDHIIFDPTKHAQLDWERRYKIIVGTARGLLYLHEDSRLRIIHRDLKASNILIDAEMNPKISDFGMARLFVPDQTQGNTSRIVGCSGYMAPEYAMHGHFSVKSDVYSFGVLVLEIVSGQKNSGFRHGENVEDLLSFAWRSWREGTASNLIDPTLKTGSRTEIMRCIHIGLLCVQENVPDKPTMASVILMLNSYSLSLPVPSQPAFYLHSIGSDMSLGLEYNSGVTRSDHSKSNSAKVLEYEISEITELHPR